The Winogradskyella schleiferi genome has a window encoding:
- the trpS gene encoding tryptophan--tRNA ligase gives MARILTGIQSTGTPHLGNILGAILPAIEMSNDAKNESFLFIANMHTLTQIKDAEALRNHTYSVAATWLAFGLDIEKTVFYRQSDIPQVTELAWYLDCFFPYKRLKLAHGFKDKADRLDDVNSGLFMYPMLMAADILLYDAEIIPVGKDQLQHIEMTRDVASRFHTKMGETFVLPEEKIQEHTMLIPGTDGEKMSKSRGNFINIFLPEKQLRKKIMSIETDSTPLEDPKDWKTCNCFAIYSLLASESQIAEMKANYDRGNYGYGHAKQALYELILERFSQQRERYDYYMNNLEEVDAALAKGAAKAKVVADAVMGRVRKKVGY, from the coding sequence CAGCAATAGAAATGTCAAACGATGCTAAAAACGAATCGTTTCTCTTTATTGCAAATATGCACACCTTAACCCAAATTAAAGACGCTGAAGCGCTGAGAAATCATACCTATTCGGTAGCTGCAACTTGGTTGGCTTTTGGCTTGGATATTGAAAAAACCGTGTTTTACAGACAAAGTGATATTCCGCAAGTGACTGAACTGGCTTGGTATTTAGATTGTTTTTTTCCCTATAAAAGATTAAAACTCGCACATGGTTTTAAGGATAAAGCCGACCGTCTGGATGATGTTAATTCGGGTCTATTTATGTATCCTATGCTTATGGCAGCAGATATTTTATTGTATGATGCCGAAATTATTCCGGTTGGAAAAGACCAATTACAACATATTGAAATGACGCGTGATGTTGCTTCCCGTTTTCATACCAAAATGGGAGAGACGTTTGTACTACCTGAAGAAAAAATACAGGAACACACCATGCTCATTCCTGGAACGGATGGCGAAAAAATGAGCAAGAGTCGCGGTAATTTTATCAACATCTTTTTACCCGAAAAACAATTACGAAAAAAAATAATGTCTATTGAAACCGATAGCACACCACTTGAAGATCCAAAGGACTGGAAAACCTGTAACTGTTTTGCTATTTATAGTTTATTAGCTTCAGAGTCTCAAATAGCAGAAATGAAAGCGAATTACGACCGTGGCAATTATGGTTATGGACACGCCAAACAAGCTTTGTATGAATTGATTTTGGAGCGTTTTTCCCAACAGAGAGAACGCTACGATTATTACATGAATAATCTTGAAGAGGTTGATGCGGCTTTAGCTAAAGGTGCTGCAAAGGCCAAGGTTGTTGCTGATGCTGTTATGGGACGTGTTAGGAAGAAGGTCGGGTATTAA
- a CDS encoding HU domain-containing protein, with translation MQLETYISDLLYRYDCVTVPEFGAFLTHRVSAKIHESTHTFYPPKKALSFNEQLQQNDGLLANYIAEVEKIPYSTALNKISKQIKSIKSYLVEGETIQLKNIGELVLNADGKIQFDPSSHINYLTDAFGLSHFTSSDITREVYKETVETIEETAPIALTPEKRSNRNWLKYAAAAVVLIGLGGFGAATYYNNTIENHNQLAQEQANEQLDAKVQEATFIISNPLPAATLSLEKQSGNYHIVAGAFRVEANSDKKVKQLREKGFKARKIGANRYGLHEVVYASFETRSEAQRELFKIRREHNRDAWLLIKRLK, from the coding sequence ATGCAGTTAGAGACTTACATTAGCGACCTTTTATACCGTTACGATTGTGTTACTGTTCCTGAGTTTGGAGCATTTTTAACACATCGTGTTTCGGCTAAAATTCACGAATCCACACACACCTTTTATCCACCAAAAAAAGCGTTATCTTTTAACGAGCAATTGCAACAAAATGATGGTTTGTTGGCTAATTACATTGCTGAAGTTGAAAAAATACCTTATTCAACGGCTTTAAATAAAATCTCTAAGCAAATAAAATCGATTAAATCGTATTTGGTTGAAGGGGAAACCATTCAACTTAAAAACATTGGAGAATTGGTGCTGAATGCTGATGGAAAAATTCAATTTGATCCATCTAGCCATATTAATTACCTAACTGATGCTTTTGGTTTATCTCACTTCACGTCTTCTGATATTACACGTGAAGTTTATAAAGAAACCGTTGAAACAATAGAAGAGACTGCACCTATTGCATTGACTCCAGAAAAACGATCTAATCGTAATTGGTTAAAATATGCGGCTGCAGCTGTTGTTTTAATAGGTCTTGGTGGTTTTGGTGCCGCGACTTATTACAATAATACGATTGAGAATCACAATCAATTAGCACAAGAGCAAGCCAATGAGCAACTCGATGCTAAGGTACAAGAAGCGACTTTTATAATCAGTAACCCTTTGCCTGCCGCCACATTATCGTTGGAAAAACAAAGCGGTAACTACCATATTGTTGCTGGTGCTTTTAGAGTAGAAGCTAATTCCGATAAGAAAGTAAAACAATTAAGGGAAAAAGGCTTTAAAGCACGTAAAATTGGTGCGAACCGCTATGGATTGCATGAAGTGGTTTATGCTAGTTTTGAAACCAGAAGTGAAGCACAGCGAGAACTTTTTAAGATTCGTCGTGAGCACAATCGTGATGCTTGGTTGTTGATAAAGCGTCTTAAGTAA
- a CDS encoding acyl-CoA thioesterase has translation MQSRTAFQSKTIVTDLVLPSETNPINNLFGGELLARMDRAASISARRHSRRIVVTASVNHVAFNRSIPLGSVVMIEAKVSRAFTSSMEVYMDVWIEDRESGECIKANEAIYTFVAVDETGRPVKVPELVPETKLEKQRFDAALRRKQLSLLLAGKMKPNEATELKALFE, from the coding sequence ATGCAATCTAGAACCGCATTTCAATCTAAAACTATAGTTACCGATTTGGTATTACCAAGCGAAACCAATCCTATCAATAATTTGTTTGGTGGCGAATTGTTAGCACGTATGGACAGAGCCGCTAGTATTTCTGCCCGAAGACATTCCAGACGGATTGTTGTTACGGCTTCAGTAAATCACGTCGCTTTTAATCGCTCTATTCCTTTGGGAAGTGTGGTAATGATTGAGGCTAAAGTATCGCGAGCATTTACCTCATCTATGGAAGTCTATATGGACGTTTGGATTGAAGACAGGGAATCTGGCGAGTGTATTAAAGCCAACGAAGCGATTTATACGTTTGTGGCTGTTGACGAAACTGGAAGACCTGTGAAAGTGCCAGAATTAGTACCAGAAACAAAATTGGAAAAGCAACGTTTTGATGCGGCTTTGCGTCGTAAACAATTGAGTTTACTTTTAGCTGGAAAAATGAAACCGAATGAAGCTACTGAGTTGAAAGCGCTTTTTGAGTAA
- a CDS encoding murein hydrolase activator EnvC family protein encodes MKKNFYILLSLGLLLSCTSLFAQSDKQKKLEQQRQQVLKEMKQINALLFTKKKEEKSAITLIEDINYKVNVRKNLIRITNEQANLLTREISTNQKEITSLRTQLQELKDDYAAMVVKSYKSKSEQSKVMFLLSSRNFQQAYKRLQYIRQYREYQKEQGEAIKTKTKELQELNIQLSKQKEDKQKLIEENRIAKRELESELKQREVLMASIKSDMGKFAAQIKKKKQEADRLDKEINRIIRETIAAANKESSKTSSKSKYGETPEAKLLSANFESNRGKLGWPVSRGVVKVKYGKQRSLVDNSVTQNYKSIYIATEDKSGVKAVFNGEVTRVLVIKNGNPAVFIRHGIYFSVYMNLSKVNVKKGDKVLAGQVIGEVFTNKIKGESLLGFRIYKNDQVMNPEPWLAKF; translated from the coding sequence ATGAAAAAGAATTTTTATATACTTCTAAGTTTAGGACTTCTGTTGTCCTGCACGTCTCTCTTTGCGCAAAGCGACAAGCAAAAAAAGCTTGAGCAACAACGCCAACAGGTTTTAAAAGAAATGAAGCAAATCAACGCGTTGTTGTTTACGAAAAAGAAAGAAGAAAAATCAGCAATAACGTTGATTGAAGATATCAACTACAAGGTAAATGTTAGAAAAAACCTGATAAGAATTACCAACGAACAGGCTAATCTTTTAACAAGGGAAATAAGTACCAATCAAAAAGAAATTACAAGTCTTAGAACTCAGTTACAAGAATTGAAGGACGATTATGCCGCTATGGTCGTCAAATCATATAAAAGTAAATCTGAACAGAGTAAAGTGATGTTTTTACTGTCTTCAAGAAATTTTCAGCAAGCCTATAAACGACTACAATATATTAGGCAATATAGAGAATATCAAAAAGAACAAGGCGAAGCAATTAAGACCAAAACAAAGGAATTACAAGAGTTGAACATTCAATTATCCAAACAAAAGGAAGATAAACAAAAACTCATAGAAGAAAATCGAATTGCAAAGCGAGAATTAGAAAGTGAATTAAAACAGCGTGAAGTTCTGATGGCTTCCATTAAATCTGATATGGGAAAATTTGCCGCTCAGATTAAGAAGAAAAAGCAAGAAGCAGATCGTTTAGATAAAGAAATCAATCGAATTATTAGAGAAACTATTGCTGCGGCCAACAAAGAATCAAGTAAAACATCTTCTAAAAGTAAGTATGGTGAAACACCAGAAGCAAAACTGCTATCTGCAAATTTTGAATCCAACAGAGGTAAACTGGGTTGGCCAGTCTCGAGAGGTGTTGTTAAGGTGAAGTATGGCAAACAACGCTCATTGGTTGATAATTCCGTGACACAAAATTATAAAAGTATCTATATCGCAACAGAAGACAAATCTGGAGTTAAAGCGGTTTTTAATGGAGAAGTGACTAGAGTACTGGTCATTAAAAATGGTAATCCTGCCGTATTTATTCGACACGGTATATATTTTAGTGTCTATATGAACCTTTCTAAGGTTAATGTAAAGAAAGGCGATAAAGTTTTGGCAGGCCAAGTTATTGGCGAAGTATTTACCAATAAAATTAAAGGTGAATCGCTACTGGGTTTCAGAATTTATAAAAATGATCAAGTCATGAATCCAGAACCTTGGTTGGCAAAATTTTAA
- a CDS encoding DUF4292 domain-containing protein, translating to MKLSQFYISTKLIISTILIALTFSCNSAKSVIDSGVASDKLSAKQVIRQHEKNEADFKTMNARVAIDIIQGENEQGHTFSLRMKKDKVIWLSATLGMARMMITPEKVRFYNKLDNEYFDGDYKLLSDVVGVDLDFMKVQNILLGQSIYDLKDEPHQVSVNGNSYAISPKDQNAIMELFYLINPSHFKMDSLQLQQQLKKRMLQVDYSSYQEVKKQIIPENIRIIAVDDTDQVAITLEFKSVALDGEVRFPFNIPSGYKEIEIK from the coding sequence ATGAAGTTATCCCAATTTTACATAAGTACAAAACTTATAATTAGTACCATACTTATCGCTTTAACATTCAGTTGTAATTCCGCCAAAAGCGTTATCGATTCTGGTGTAGCAAGCGATAAGCTATCGGCAAAACAAGTCATAAGGCAACACGAGAAGAATGAAGCCGATTTTAAAACCATGAATGCTAGGGTCGCCATTGATATCATTCAAGGCGAAAATGAACAAGGGCATACGTTTAGCCTTCGTATGAAAAAAGATAAAGTGATATGGTTAAGTGCTACTTTGGGTATGGCTCGAATGATGATTACACCAGAAAAAGTGCGATTCTACAATAAGCTGGACAACGAATATTTTGATGGCGATTACAAACTGTTAAGTGATGTAGTTGGCGTGGATCTCGATTTTATGAAAGTCCAAAACATTCTTTTAGGCCAATCGATTTATGACCTAAAAGACGAACCACATCAGGTTTCAGTAAACGGAAATTCATATGCCATAAGTCCAAAAGACCAAAATGCGATTATGGAATTGTTTTATTTGATAAATCCGTCACATTTTAAAATGGATAGTTTACAATTGCAACAACAACTAAAGAAGCGTATGCTTCAAGTCGATTACTCATCGTATCAAGAAGTTAAAAAGCAGATTATACCAGAAAACATCAGAATTATCGCTGTTGATGATACAGACCAAGTGGCTATTACGCTGGAGTTTAAATCGGTAGCTTTGGATGGTGAGGTTCGTTTTCCATTTAATATTCCTTCTGGTTATAAGGAAATTGAGATAAAATGA
- a CDS encoding tetratricopeptide repeat protein — translation MKKQLYILLLLIGLIIIPQSIYAQVDFNKRPDDDLGNVEDEFQEHFFEALKQKGIENYDRAVDALHKCLNLNSKLPVIYFELGKNYNKLKNFGAAEENLKKAIDMQPDNVWFLDELYDVYFQQDDIRNALKTIKQLVKYHPDYKEDLAALYVREEKYKQALDLLDELDAEFGLSESRDAMRNDIYSITGNADDRIENLEERVANNPNNEDNHLKLIYRYSQTGDHKNAYKAAKNLLKVKPDSKFVHLALYKFYLQDEKVDDAINSVKVVLTSPTINADAKAKVLKDFVAFVAKNPEYESDLIDITALIDDNKDAQTHSDLGHYYLRAGDKVKALSNFKEALKQDPNDFKLIKDVLLLQLDIKDYKAVITDSERALELYPAQPILYLMNGVANNNLGQSQKAIDNLEMGLDFLIDNTTMEADFYSELSIAYKALNNISKSETFAKKAKTLKPQQ, via the coding sequence ATGAAAAAACAACTATACATACTATTGCTGTTAATCGGATTAATAATTATTCCGCAGTCAATCTACGCCCAAGTCGATTTCAATAAACGACCAGACGACGACTTAGGGAATGTTGAAGACGAATTTCAAGAGCATTTTTTTGAGGCGCTGAAGCAAAAAGGCATAGAAAATTATGATCGCGCCGTTGATGCGCTTCATAAATGTTTGAACCTTAATAGCAAGCTTCCTGTCATTTATTTTGAATTAGGTAAAAACTATAACAAACTTAAAAACTTTGGTGCTGCAGAAGAAAATCTAAAGAAAGCCATCGACATGCAACCTGACAATGTTTGGTTTTTAGATGAACTTTACGATGTATATTTCCAACAAGATGATATTAGAAATGCTTTAAAAACGATTAAACAGTTGGTAAAGTACCATCCAGATTATAAAGAGGATCTGGCGGCACTTTATGTTAGAGAGGAAAAATACAAACAAGCCTTGGATTTATTGGATGAATTGGATGCTGAATTCGGTTTAAGTGAATCGAGAGACGCCATGCGAAACGATATCTACAGTATCACAGGCAACGCAGACGATCGTATTGAAAATTTAGAAGAACGTGTCGCCAATAATCCGAATAATGAGGATAATCACTTAAAGCTTATTTATAGATACAGCCAAACAGGCGACCACAAAAACGCTTATAAAGCAGCGAAAAACTTACTAAAAGTGAAACCAGATTCTAAGTTTGTGCATTTGGCATTGTATAAGTTTTACCTTCAAGATGAAAAAGTAGATGATGCCATCAACTCTGTAAAAGTAGTATTAACGAGCCCAACAATAAATGCAGATGCGAAAGCCAAAGTGCTTAAGGATTTTGTGGCATTTGTAGCTAAAAATCCTGAATACGAGTCGGATTTAATTGATATCACAGCGCTTATAGACGACAATAAAGATGCGCAAACGCATAGCGATTTGGGACACTATTACTTAAGAGCAGGCGATAAGGTAAAAGCACTTTCAAATTTTAAAGAAGCTTTGAAGCAAGACCCTAACGACTTCAAATTAATTAAGGATGTCTTATTACTTCAGTTAGATATAAAAGATTATAAAGCAGTTATAACAGATAGTGAACGTGCTTTGGAATTGTATCCTGCACAACCTATTTTGTATTTAATGAATGGAGTGGCAAATAATAATTTAGGTCAATCACAAAAAGCCATTGATAATCTAGAAATGGGACTGGATTTTTTAATCGACAATACCACCATGGAAGCCGATTTCTATTCCGAACTAAGCATTGCCTACAAAGCCTTGAATAATATTAGTAAATCTGAAACGTTTGCTAAAAAGGCGAAAACCTTAAAGCCTCAACAGTAA
- a CDS encoding antibiotic biosynthesis monooxygenase family protein, protein MYIVLYAIKIKPDQEHKFIDAWKGLTNLIYKYEGSLGSRLHQKDALHFFAYAQRPDKHTFDNAGVNLPEEANHFRKTMKASCEKFEVLEKFEMIEDMLNQKQSKI, encoded by the coding sequence ATGTATATCGTATTGTACGCCATTAAAATTAAACCAGACCAAGAACATAAATTCATTGATGCTTGGAAAGGTTTGACCAATTTGATTTACAAATACGAAGGAAGCTTAGGATCTAGATTACATCAAAAAGATGCACTACATTTCTTTGCCTACGCACAACGGCCTGATAAACATACTTTTGATAATGCTGGTGTTAATTTACCAGAAGAAGCCAATCATTTTAGAAAGACTATGAAGGCGTCCTGTGAAAAATTTGAAGTGTTAGAAAAGTTTGAAATGATTGAAGATATGTTAAATCAAAAACAAAGTAAAATTTAA
- a CDS encoding sugar phosphate nucleotidyltransferase yields MKIIVPMAGRGSRLRPHSLTVPKPLIPVAGQPIVHRLVKDIAKVLKQPIEEIAFVLGDPAFFGDEVVESLTELAEGLGAKASIYRQDQPLGTGHAIMSAKPSLSGPAVIAYADTLIRAEFDLDPTADSVIWTKCVANPEAYGVVKLNADKNIVELVEKPETFVSDQAVIGIYYFKDVAVLKEKLQEILDENIMNGGEYQINDGIKRMMADGRIFKTGTVDEWMDCGNKAVTLETNAKMLGFLTSDNEEQLIDDSVVLENSKIVEPCFIGKGTVLKNTTVGPYVSIGKDCVIENSTVKNSLIQNQTTIKNANLDEAMIGNHVKYNGEFTKISIGDYTVIE; encoded by the coding sequence ATGAAAATAATAGTACCAATGGCAGGCAGAGGCTCTCGCCTAAGACCACACAGTTTAACCGTACCAAAACCTTTAATTCCTGTTGCAGGACAACCTATAGTCCATCGTTTAGTTAAGGATATTGCTAAAGTTTTAAAGCAACCGATTGAGGAAATTGCTTTTGTTTTAGGCGATCCAGCATTTTTTGGAGATGAGGTTGTCGAGAGTTTAACGGAACTCGCTGAAGGATTAGGAGCCAAAGCATCCATCTATAGACAAGATCAGCCATTAGGAACTGGTCATGCCATTATGAGTGCCAAACCATCACTTTCCGGACCAGCCGTAATTGCTTATGCGGATACATTGATTAGAGCAGAATTCGATTTAGATCCAACGGCGGATAGTGTGATTTGGACAAAATGTGTTGCAAATCCTGAAGCTTATGGCGTCGTAAAATTGAATGCAGATAAGAACATTGTTGAATTGGTTGAAAAGCCAGAAACTTTTGTTAGTGACCAAGCCGTTATCGGAATCTACTACTTTAAGGATGTGGCGGTTTTAAAGGAAAAATTACAAGAGATTTTAGATGAAAATATAATGAATGGCGGTGAATACCAAATCAATGATGGTATTAAACGCATGATGGCTGATGGAAGAATTTTCAAAACAGGAACTGTTGACGAGTGGATGGACTGCGGAAACAAAGCCGTTACCTTAGAAACGAATGCTAAAATGCTAGGGTTTTTAACCTCAGATAATGAAGAGCAATTAATTGACGATTCTGTCGTTTTAGAAAACTCAAAAATTGTTGAGCCTTGTTTTATAGGAAAAGGAACAGTTCTGAAAAACACAACGGTTGGACCATATGTGTCTATAGGAAAAGATTGCGTGATCGAAAACTCAACCGTTAAAAATAGCTTAATTCAGAATCAAACGACTATTAAAAATGCTAATTTAGATGAAGCTATGATTGGTAATCATGTGAAATATAATGGTGAGTTTACAAAGATTAGCATTGGGGATTATACCGTCATAGAATAA
- the dut gene encoding dUTP diphosphatase, with translation MKIKIINKSRHDLPHYETIASAGMDLRASITKSRVLKPLERTIVGTGLFIELPVGIEAQVRPRSGLAAKMGVTVLNAPGTIDADYRGEIGVILVNLSNDDFTINNGERIAQLVIAKHERAEWVDSIELSETDRGEGGFGSTGVR, from the coding sequence ATGAAAATAAAAATTATAAACAAATCCAGACACGATTTACCGCATTACGAAACCATAGCATCTGCTGGAATGGATTTACGCGCAAGTATAACTAAATCTAGAGTCCTTAAACCTCTAGAAAGAACCATTGTTGGAACGGGTTTATTCATAGAATTACCTGTTGGGATTGAAGCACAGGTAAGACCAAGGAGCGGATTGGCTGCTAAAATGGGAGTTACAGTTTTGAACGCACCAGGAACAATTGACGCAGATTACAGAGGCGAAATAGGTGTTATTTTGGTCAACCTTTCTAACGACGACTTTACGATAAATAATGGTGAGCGTATTGCACAATTAGTGATTGCAAAACATGAGCGTGCAGAATGGGTAGATTCAATAGAGCTTTCTGAAACCGATAGAGGAGAAGGTGGTTTTGGGAGTACAGGAGTTAGATGA
- a CDS encoding oligosaccharide flippase family protein, translating into MSGFKSLFKQTFIYGLATVLPRMLSFILVPLYTNPEVLSVEEYGRVSFIFAYFVLFNVVLAYGMETAFFRFFNKEDNQEKVTSTSAISLIVSSFILLGIAFLLRHQISTAINIELKYLNLVFIILLLDALVIIPFAWLRATARPMRYAIIKIFNVAVNLGLNIFLLLYLNGLAESNSFFNSIYIPDYQISYIFISNLIASGLTLVLLLPFYAQIKFKFDTVLWKKMMKYTMPVLVAGIAYSVNETFDRILLEHLLPVNVANEQIGMYSACYKLALFMTLFATAFRLGIEPYFFSHSKTENPQKNYAKILEYFIAFGSVILLVVVVFADLLKPYIILSEAYYEAMWIVPFILLANFCLGIYQNLSVWYKITDRTKFGAYISIVGAIVTLVLNYVLIPIIGFKGSAIATLSAYSVMMLISFYFGRKYYPIPYDLKKIGLYLTVSVLFSFLFFYRYREHYILGIVMIIVFLGLVILLEKKELKQLLNR; encoded by the coding sequence TTGAGCGGATTCAAATCACTTTTTAAGCAAACATTCATTTATGGCTTAGCAACAGTATTGCCTAGAATGTTGAGTTTTATTTTGGTACCACTTTATACCAATCCAGAGGTGTTATCTGTTGAGGAATATGGTCGCGTATCGTTCATATTCGCTTATTTTGTACTTTTTAATGTGGTTTTGGCCTATGGCATGGAAACCGCTTTTTTTAGGTTTTTCAATAAAGAAGACAATCAAGAAAAAGTAACGAGTACTTCAGCTATTTCCTTAATTGTGAGTTCTTTTATTTTATTGGGTATTGCTTTCCTGTTACGACATCAGATTTCAACAGCAATAAATATAGAACTTAAATATCTCAATTTAGTATTTATTATTCTACTTTTAGATGCTTTGGTCATTATTCCATTTGCTTGGTTGCGCGCTACAGCAAGACCTATGCGCTACGCCATTATTAAAATATTTAACGTTGCGGTTAACCTTGGGCTCAATATCTTCCTACTATTATACTTGAACGGTTTAGCAGAGAGCAATTCGTTTTTCAACAGTATCTATATTCCAGATTATCAAATCAGTTACATATTCATTTCAAATTTAATAGCGAGCGGACTAACTTTAGTTTTATTGCTCCCATTCTACGCTCAAATTAAGTTCAAATTCGATACCGTTTTATGGAAAAAAATGATGAAATACACCATGCCTGTTCTTGTGGCAGGTATTGCTTATTCCGTTAATGAAACCTTCGATCGTATTTTATTGGAACATCTTTTACCAGTGAATGTTGCAAACGAACAAATCGGGATGTACTCAGCATGCTATAAATTGGCCTTATTTATGACCTTGTTTGCAACCGCCTTTCGTTTAGGCATAGAGCCTTATTTTTTCAGTCACTCTAAAACCGAAAACCCTCAAAAAAACTATGCAAAAATTTTAGAATACTTTATAGCCTTTGGTTCTGTAATTCTTTTAGTGGTCGTTGTTTTTGCAGACCTCTTAAAACCTTACATTATTTTAAGTGAAGCGTATTACGAAGCCATGTGGATAGTACCTTTTATACTTTTGGCGAATTTTTGCTTAGGTATTTATCAAAACCTTTCGGTTTGGTACAAAATCACGGATCGCACTAAGTTTGGCGCGTATATTTCAATAGTTGGTGCCATCGTAACCTTAGTGTTGAATTATGTTTTAATTCCAATTATTGGTTTTAAAGGTTCGGCAATAGCAACGCTTTCAGCTTATTCAGTGATGATGTTGATATCTTTTTATTTCGGACGAAAATATTATCCTATTCCGTATGATTTGAAGAAAATAGGTCTTTACCTTACTGTATCTGTTCTATTTTCATTTCTGTTTTTCTATAGATATCGAGAGCATTATATTCTCGGAATTGTAATGATAATTGTATTTTTGGGCTTAGTTATTTTACTTGAAAAGAAGGAATTAAAGCAATTATTGAATAGGTAA
- the atpG gene encoding ATP synthase F1 subunit gamma produces the protein MANLKEIRNRISSVSSTMQITSAMKMVSAAKLKKAQDAITAMRPYSNKLTELLQSLSATLDADSGSKYSVQREVKNVLIVAITSNRGLAGAFNSNIIKEVNRLSGSTYANQEVSYLAIGKKANDAFKKTNKVIANKSDLYDDLTFDNVAEIAEMLMDKFTSGEFDKIEIVYNHFKNAATQLVIAEQFLPIKPVEGDVVSNTDYIFEPSKEEIVEALIPKALKTQLYKGIRDSFASEHGARMTAMHKATDNATELRDQLKLTYNKARQAAITNEILEIVGGAEALNN, from the coding sequence ATGGCGAATTTAAAGGAAATTAGAAACAGAATATCATCGGTATCTTCAACGATGCAGATTACAAGTGCCATGAAAATGGTATCTGCTGCCAAGTTAAAGAAAGCCCAAGATGCTATTACTGCCATGCGTCCATACTCCAATAAGTTAACGGAATTACTTCAGAGTTTAAGCGCTACTTTAGACGCAGATTCAGGAAGTAAATATTCTGTTCAAAGAGAAGTGAAGAACGTTTTAATCGTTGCTATTACCTCTAACAGAGGTCTCGCAGGTGCTTTTAATTCTAATATTATTAAAGAGGTTAATAGACTCTCTGGAAGCACTTATGCTAACCAAGAAGTGTCTTATTTAGCAATCGGTAAGAAAGCTAACGATGCATTTAAAAAGACCAATAAAGTTATCGCTAATAAAAGTGACCTTTATGACGATTTAACTTTTGATAATGTTGCTGAGATAGCTGAAATGTTAATGGATAAATTTACATCAGGAGAGTTTGATAAAATTGAAATTGTTTACAATCACTTTAAGAATGCAGCGACTCAGCTTGTAATTGCGGAACAGTTTTTACCAATTAAGCCAGTTGAAGGCGATGTGGTTTCTAATACAGATTATATTTTTGAACCTTCTAAAGAGGAGATTGTTGAAGCTTTAATTCCTAAGGCATTAAAAACACAATTGTACAAAGGCATAAGGGATTCTTTTGCTTCTGAACATGGTGCTCGTATGACAGCGATGCATAAAGCAACAGATAACGCCACAGAATTAAGAGATCAACTTAAATTAACTTATAACAAAGCAAGACAAGCTGCCATTACTAACGAAATCTTAGAGATTGTTGGTGGTGCTGAGGCATTGAATAACTAA